The window GCATCATCTTGTGGGTCTCGCGGCCGATGCCGGAGCCCTTGTAGCCGCCGAAGGCCGCGTGGGCCGGGTAGGCGTGGTAGCAGTTGGTCCACACGCGGCCGGCCCTGATCTCCCGGCCGACGCGGTAGGCGTTGTTGGCGTCCCGGGTCCACTCGCCGGCGCCGAGACCGTACAGGGTGTCGTTGGCGATCTTCAGGGCCTCGTCGAGGGAGTCGTACGTGGTGACGGAGACGACCGGGCCGAAGATCTCCTCCTGGAAGATCCGCATGTCGTTGGTGCCGTGGAAGATGGTGGGCTCGATGTAGTAGCCGTCTTCCAGGCCCGGGACCGTGCGGGGGTTGCCGCCGGTGAGGAGTTCGGCGCCTTCCTTCTTGCCGATGTCGATGTAGGAGAGGATCTTCTCGTACTGGTCGACGCTGGCCTGGGCTCCGATCATGGTGGCCGGGTCCAGGGGGTCGCCGCTGACGATGGCCTTGGTGCGCTCGACACAGCGGGCTATGAACTCGTCGTAGATCGAGCTGTGGATCAGGGCGCGGGACGGGCAGGTGCAGTACTCGCCCTGGTTGAGGGCGAACATCACGAAGCCCTCGACCGCCTTGTCCAGGAAGTCGTCGTCGGCGGCCATGACGTCCGGCAGGAAGACGTTCGGGCTCTTGCCGCCCAGCTCCAGGGTGACCGGGATGATGTTCTCGCTCGCGTACTGCATGATCAGTCGACCGGTGCTGGTCTCACCCGTGAACGCGATCTTGGCGATGCGCGGGCTGGACGCGAGCGGCTTGCCCGCCTCGACGCCGAAGCCGTTGACGATGTTGACCACTCCGGGCGGAAGCAGGTCCGCGATCAGCTCGATCACCAGCAGGAGGCTGACCGGGGTCTGCTCGGCCGGCTTGATGACCACGCAGTTGCCGGCGGCCAGCGCGGGTGCCAGCTTCCACGCGGCCATCAGGATCGGGAAGTTCCACGGGATGATCTGCCCGACCACGCCCAGCGGCTCGTGGTAGTGGTAGGCGACCGTGTCGGCGTCGATCTCGGAGAGGCTCCCCTCCTGCGCGCGGACCACCCCGGCGAAGTAGCGGAAGTGGTCCACGGCCAGGGGGAGGTCGGCGGCCAGCGTCTCGCGCACCGGCTTGCCGTTCTCCCAGGTCTCGGCGACGGCGAGCTTGGGGAGGTTCTCCTCGATCCGGTCGGCGATCTTGTTGAGGATGCCTGCGCGTTCGGCGCTGGAGGTGCGGCCCCACTTGGGCGCCGCGGCGTGCGCGGCGTCCAGGGCCAGCTCGATGTCGGCCGCGGACGAGCGGGCGACCTCGCAGAAGACCTTCCCGTTCACCGGCGAGTGGTTCTTGAAGTACTGACCCTCCACGGGGGCGACCCAGTCGCCGCCGATGAAGTTGTCGTATCGGGGGGGCGAAGCTGACGATGCTGCCGTCCGTTCCCGGCTGTGCGTACACCATGGCGGCTCTCCTCGGTGGCGATGGTGAGTGACAGAGGTACGACGGCCCACGCCGTCGTGGTCTGCCCCACCGTGGCCCCGGGAGGTTGGCGCGAGGTTGGTGCGCGGGTGTCAGTCGCGCAGCGCGGTGGTCAGCCGGCCGGCCGCGATCGCCCGACGTGCGTCGGCCGGACCGAACAGCCGCAGCGCGTGCTCGTGCACCTCCGCGTCGTACGGTGCACGCCCGCCGTAGCGCAGGGCGTGGTCTGGGCGTGTACTTGCCAGGACCGCCTCCCTCACGGCGACCTCCAGGTGGGTGCGCCATTCCTCGATGCCCGGGGCCTCTGAGCGGGCGAGCAGCGGCCCGCGGTAGAGGCGCAGGGCCGTCTCCGTGTCGCCGCTCTCCAGCGCGCGCAGCACGTCGACGGCGTCGCAGGATACGGGTGTGGTCAGCGTGTAGCGGCGGGTGGCGATACCGCCGCCGAGGGCCCGGCGGAGATGCGAGATCTCCGCCTTGAACGTGGAGGCGGTGACGGCACGGTCGCCGTACAGGGCCTCGCGGAGTCGGTCCGGTGTGTATCCGTCCGGTTCCAGCGCGAGAAGCGTGAGGATCTCCAGCTGCCGGGGCCGCAGGAGAAGGGGGACGCCGTCTCGTACGGCCTTCTCGGTGCCCAGGCGGTTCAGCCGCAGCTGGGGCAGCCGGTCTTCGGGAGGCCGAAGGGACAGTTCCGTACGGAGGCCGGCCTCGATGGCGGACGCCAGGCCGCGCACGGTGGATATGGCCAGGGGGTGCGAGCGGTCCCAGGTGGTGGACAGGTCCAGGACGCCTAGGACGTGCCCGTCGCGGCCGTGGATGGGCGCGCAGTAGCAGGCCCAGCCGTGCAGCGCCGTCACCAGGTGTTCGGCGGAGAAGACGGTGTTGGGGCGGCCGGTGCGCAGGGCGAGGGACACGGCGTTGGTGCCCATGGCCTGCTCGTCCCACCGCCCGCCCGGCGCGAAGTTGACCCGCTCGGCGCGTCGCCGCATCGCCTGGCCGCCGTACGTCCAAAGGATCGTCCCGGACTCGTCGGTGACCGCGGTGACGAATCCGGCGTCGTCGGCGACGCTGCGGAGCTCGTCGGCGAGGCCGTCGACCGGCCCGCGCAGCGGCGATCCGGACCAGCGCCGGTGCACTGCACCACCGTCGGCGACGGGAGCGCTGTCCCGGCCGGGATCCACACTGGTCAGCGAGCGCGCCCACGACTCGGTCACCTCCTGGCGCAACGCGCCGCCACCGATCGGGGGCGTACCCGCGACCTTCAACCGTGGCACCCAGCGGGACCACTCGTCTTCCAGACCGGCCCTGCGCCGCCCCATGTGCTTCCCCTCCCGTCGAACGGGGACAATTGCCCTTTGTCCGCGATGACTTCGCCACCCCGCCTGACTGATCGGACGCGAGGACGATGGGACCGGTACGAGGCTCGAGCCGACAGGCTGACTACCGTCGGCCCGCGCCCTGTCCGCGCCGCAGGCGCCAGAAGCCCGGCGGGCCGCGGCGGGCTGCGCCTCACTCAGTGCCGAGCGTTCCCCTGAGTTCGCGTCCGGTGGCCATCTCCGACTCGATCCGTACGAACACCGCGTCCCGCAGGGGCATCCAGGAGATGGGGCCGGCCTGCGACAGCCGTTCCTGCTCGGCGGGATCGGTCACCACGGTGGCCCGCCCGGTGACGACCACGCTCCAGCCGGACCGGGTCGCCGCATCGAACTCGTCCGCCTCGAAGGCGACCACCACGCCGTCGATGGCGCGGACGAGGTCCGAGTCCGGCGAGGTGCACAGCAGGACGGAGGCGTTCGTGTCCAGGGAGAAGTTGATGGGGAGGACCGCGGGCAGCGCCTGCCGGGTGTAGACCACGCGGCCGACCGGCACCTTGGCGAGCAGCCGCAGGCACTCCTGCCGGTCGAGTGAGCGAAAGGCGTCGTTCTGGAACATCAGTCCATCCTCCCCGTGGTCGCGGAGAGGGGGTAGGGCCGACCGGCCCTACCCCCTCTCCGCGCGAGGGACGACCGATCGCAGCCGTTGTTCCGCGGGAGCCACGCGGGCAAGGCGGTTCAGGGGGCTGTTTGGAGGGACGGCCGGGCCCGGACTCAGGGGACCGTCTGTCCACCGGTAGGGACTGATGGCCCATGCCTCCGGTGAGTCCTGATGCGGACAGTGGTGACGTGACGCCGTTCTGCAGGCAAGGGGCCTGCGGTGCGCGTGCGATCCCGGTGGCGCAGTACCACCATGAGGAAAGGGACGGACAACATGGTCCAGCCGTTGAAGTCGAAGAGCGGCAGCTCACCGTCAGGTGCGCCGGTGTCCGGCCGGGCGTGGCTGATGCTGGCCCTGGCCACCGTTGGTTTTGCCGTGAACTTCTGGGCGTGGGCGCTGCTCAGCCCGCTCGGCCCGCGGTTCAAGGACGGGCTCGACCTGTCGTCGTTCGAGCAGTCACTGCTGGTCGCGGTGCCGGTCGTGGTCGGTTCCCTGGGCCGCATCCCGGTAGGCGCGCTGACCGACAGGTTCGGCGGCCGGATCATGTTCCCGATCGTGTCGGCGGCCACCATAGTGCCCGTGCTCTACCTCGGCCTGGCCGGCCACTCCTCCCTCGCCGCCCTGCTGGCCGGCGGGTTCTTCCTCGGCATCGGGGGCACCGCGTTCGCCGTCGGCGTGCCGTTCGTCAACGCCTGGTTCCCGCCCGAGCGGCGCGGGCTCGCCATCGGTGTCTTCGGGGCCGGCATGGGCGGCACCGCCATCAGCGCCCTCACCACGGTGAAGCTGGTCGACGCCAACAGCATGTCCACCCCGTTCCTGATCACCGCCGCGGTCCTGGCCGTGTACGCCGTGGCCGCCGCGCTGCTGCTGCGCGACGCACCCGGCCGCACCGTACCGACCGAGCCGCTGGCCCGCCGCCTGGCCGCCACCGCCCGGCTGCCCATCACCTGGCAAGCGTCCGCGCTGTACGCGGTCGCGTTCGGCGGCTACGTGGCCTTCTCCGTCTACCTGCCGACCTACCTCAAGACCGGCTACGGCCTGGCCCAGGCCGACGCCGCGAACCGCATGGCCGGATTCGTACTCCTCGCCGTGGCGATGCGCCCGATGGGCGGCTGGCTGTCCGACCGGCTGGGCCCGGTCCGGGTGCTGGCCGGCTCGCTGGCGGTGGTCGTGGCCGGGGCGGTCATGCAGTCGTTCACCCCGGGCCTGGCGCCGCTGGGCACGATCGCCTTCCTGGCCATGGCCGCCGCACTCGGCGCGGGCAGCGGGGCGACCTTCGCCCTGGTGGCTCTGCGGACCCCGGCCAACCAGGTCGGCTCGGTCACCGGTGTGGTCGGCGCCGCGGGCGGCCTGGGCGGCTTCCTGCCGCCGCTGGTGATGGGCTCGCTGTATGGCGAGTACGGAACGTACGCGGCCGGCCTCGCCCTGCTCGCGTTCGTGGCCGCCGCGGCGCTGGCCTTCACCCTCACCGGTGTGCGCGCCGCGGCCGAAGGCGGCCGGCGCAAGCAGAGCACCCGCCAGCGCAAGCACCGCACCGCCGACACCACCGCGTAAGGGCGAGCGGACGAGAACGACGGGCCGAGGAACAAGGGAGTAGACCGGTGTGCGAGTACTGCGGCTGCCAGGCCCTGGAGACCATCGACGAACTGACCCAGGAACACGAGAGGGTCGTCAACCTCATCAGCCTCCTACGGGACGCCCGGCGTGACGGCGCTATCGCCCGGATGGCGGAGCTCGCCCGCGAGATCGCGGCCGTGCTGGGCCCGCACACTCAGGTGGAGGAGCACGGCCTGTTCCCGGCCCTGGCCGCCGAGTTCCCCGAGCAGATCGCGGCGCTGGAGGACGAGCATCGCCGCATCGAGGCGGTGCTGGCCGAGGCGGACGGGCCGTACCTGACCGACCCGAGTTGGCCGGACCGGCTGATGGAGGGGATGGCCATGCTGCGCGACCACATCCTCAAGGAACAGGACGGCGTCTTCCCGGCCGCCCTCGCGAACCTCAGCACCGAGGAGTGGGAAGCGGTCGAGGCCGAGCGCCTGAAGGCGGGCGGCGCTCTGTCCCGGCCGACCCCCTGAAAAGTCCGCCCGCCAACGTCGACGGGGCAGCACTCCTGCAAAGCCCCGTACCCCCGCTCACCCCGAGCGGGGGTACGGGGCTTTGCAGGCGAGGGCATGGCCAGGCGGTGCCGGGATACCCCGGCACGCAGGCGATCTCGACCAAACCGCGCGTTGTTCGTGGTGTGGCTGTTGACCCTCCCGGGGACGGCGGTCGTAGAGTCGTGTGCTGGCGGAACCGATCACAATTCGAACGGGTGCCCGTGGTGCCCGGGGCGGAGTGGCACGGTGAGCACGGAGACCAGCCGGGAACAGACGCGGGCGGGCTTGGACGGCGAGTTGGCGGAGGCGCTGGTGCGCAGCCGCCGCTTCTTCACCCGGGCGGAGGTCTCCGACGACCTGCGCACGTTGCACCGAAAGGGCGGCCGGCAGGCGGACGAGTTCTACCGGGACCGCTGGTCGCACGACAAGGTGGTGCGCTCCACGCACGGAGTGAACTGCACCGGCTCGTGCTCGTGGAAGGTGTTCGTCAAGGACGGCATCATCACGTGGGAGGCGCAGCAGACCGACTATCCCTCGGTGGGCCCGGACCGTCCCGAGTACGAGCCGCGCGGCTGCCCGCGCGGCGCGGCCTTCTCCTGGTACACGTACTCGCCGACGCGGGTGCGCTACCCGTACGTGCGCGGCGTGCTGCTGCAGATGTACCGCGAGGCCAAGGACCGGCTGGGCGGTGATCCGGTGGCGGCCTGGGCGGACATCGTCTCCGACCCGGAGCGCGCCCGCCGCTACAAGGCGGTGCGCGGCAAAGGCGGCCTGGTGCGGGCGAGCTGGGACGAGGCAGTGGAGATGGTCGCCGCCGCGCACGTGCACACGATCAAGGAGTACGGGCCGGACCGGCTGGCCGGCTTCTCGCCGATCCCGGCGATGTCGATGGTCTCGCACGCGGCCGGCGCCCGCTTCTACTCGCTGCTCGGCGGGGCGATGCTGTCGTTCTACGACTGGTACGCCGACCTGCCGGTGGCCTCGCCGCAGGTGTTCGGCGACCAGACCGACGTGCCGGAGTCGGGGGACTGGTGGGACGCCGGTTACCTGATCATGTGGGGTTCCAACCTGCCGGTGACCCGTACGCCGGACGCGCACTGGATGGCCGAGGCGCGCTATCGGGGCCAGAAGGTGGTGGCGGTCTCCCCGGACTACGCGGACAACGTGAAGTTCGCTGATGAGTGGCTCGCGGCCCAGCCCGGCACCGACGGGGCGTTGGCGATGGCCATGGGCCACGTGATCCTCAAGGAGTTCTTCGTCGACCGGGCCACGCCGTACTTCACCGACTACGTCAAGAAGTACACGGATCTGCCCTTCCTGGTCGCCCTTGACGAGGCCGAGGGCGAGCCGGGCACCTACCGGCCTGGCAAGTTCCTGACCGCTGCCGACCTCGGCGGCGAGCACGCGGCGGCCGAGCATGCGGAGTTCCGGACGGTTCTGCTGGACGCGGCCACCGGCCGGCCGGTGGTGCCCAACGGCACGCTCGGTGACCGCTACGGCGAGGCTGGCGCCGGGAGGTGGAACCTGGACCTCGGCGACGCCCAGCCCCTGCTGTCCGCTGAGGGCGGTGCCGAGGCGCCGGTCGCCGTCGACCTGCCCCGCTTCGATGCCCTGGACGGCAGTGCGGGGCGGCTGCGGCGCGGGGTGCCGGTGCACCGGGTGGCTGGGCGGCTGGTGACCACGGTGTACGACCTGTTGCTGGCCCAGTACGGGGTGGCCCGCGACGGCCTGCCGGGCGAGTGGCCGTCCTCGTACGAGGACGCGGAGGAGCCGTACACCCCGGCCTGGCAGGCGGCGATCACCGGCGTGGACGCCGGGAAGGCGGCGCGTATCGCCCGCGAGTTCGCGGCCAACGCCGAGGAGTCCGGCGGCCGTTCGATGATCATCATGGGGGCGGGTACCAACCACTGGTTCCACTCCGACACCATCTACCGTTCCTTCCTGACGCTGACCACGTTGACTGGCTGCCAGGGCGTCAACGGCGGCGGCTGGGCGCACTACGTCGGGCAGGAGAAGGTCCGCCCGATCACCGGCCACTCGGCGATCGCGACCGCCGCCGATTGGAACCGGCCGGCCCGGCTGATGATCCAGACCGCGTACTGGTACCTCCACAGCGATCAGTTCCGCTACGACCCGTTCTCGGCCGACACCCTCGCGGCGGCCGGCGCGGGCGGCCCGTTCGCGGGGAAGACCACCGCCGACGTCATCGCTCAGTCCGCGCGGATGGGCTGGATGCCGTCGTATCCCACCTTCGACCGCAACCCGCTGGACCTCGCCGACGAGGCACAGGCCGCGGGCCGCCCGCCCGCCGAGCACATCGTGGACGAACTCAAGTCCGGGCGGCTGAAGTTCGCGGGCGAGGACCCGGACGCCCCAGAGAACTTCCCGCGGGTGCTGACCGTGTGGCGGGCCAACCTGATGGGATCCTCGGCCAAGGGCAACGAGTACTTCCTCAAGCACCTGCTCGGCACCGACGCCTCGGTGCGTGCCACCGAGGCACCGTCGGACGCCCGCCCGCGCGATGTGGTCTGGCGGGAGGAGGCCCCGGTCGGCAAGCTCGACCTGCTGCTGGCCCTGGACTTCCGGATGACCAGCACCACGGTCTTCTCTGACGTCGTACTGCCCGCCGCCACCTGGTACGAGAAGCACGACCTGTCCAGCACGGACATGCACCCCTTCGTGCACGCCTTCAACCCGGCGATCGCCCCGCCCTGGCAGACCCGCACCGACTGGGACGCCTTCCACACGCTCGCCAAGGAGCTCAGCCGTCAGGCCGCCGATCATCTCAGTGTCCGCACGGACGTGATCGCCGCCCCGCTGTTGCACGACACCCCGGACGAACTGGCCAACCCGCACGGACGGGTCCGCGACTGGAAGGCCGGGGAGTGTGAGCCGGTGCCGGGCCGCACCATGCCCAAACTCATCACCGTCGAGCGGGACTACGCGGCCGTGGCCGAGAAGATGGCCGCCCTCGGCCCGTTGCTGGACACCCTGGGCGCCACCACCAAGGGCGTCACCTTCAAGGTCGACCGAGAGCTGGAGTACCTGCGCCACAAGAACGGCACCGTGCGCGGAGGAGCGGCCGACGGACGGCCCTCGATCGCCCGCGACGTACACGCCTGCGAGGCGATCCTCGCACTGTCCGGCACCACCAACGGCCACCTGGCCACCCAGGGCTTCCACACCCTCGAAGCCCGCACCGGTACACAACTCGCGGACCTGGCCGCCGAGCACGAGGGCAAGCAGATCACCTTCGCCGACACCCAGGCCGCCCCCGTCCCGGTCATCACCTCCCCGGAATGGTCCGGCTCGGAGACCGGCGGTCGCCGGTACTCCCCGTTCACCGTCAACGTCGAACGCCTCAAGCCCTGGCACACCCTCACCGGCCGCCAGCACTTCTACCTCGACCACGACTGGATCACCGCCCTCGGCGAACAACTCCCCGTCTACCGGCCACCGTTGAACATGGACGCCCTGTTCGGCGAGCCGCGCCTCGGAGACGTCGGGGAACTGGGCGTGACCGTGCGCTACCTGACCCCGCACAACAAGTGGTCGATCCACTCCGAGTACCAGGACAACCTGTTCATGCTCTCCCTCTCCCGGGGCGGCCCGGCGATCTGGATGAGCACGCAGGACGCGGCGAAGATCGGCGTACACGACAACGACTGGATCGAGGCCGTCAACCGCAACGGCGTGGTCGCCGCCCGAGCGGTCGTCTCGCACCGCATGCCGGAAGGCACCGTCTACATGCACCACGCCCAGGACCGGCTCATCGACGTGCCCCGCACCGAGACAACCGGCCGGCGCGGCGGCATCCACAACTCCCTGACCCGCCTGCTGATCAAACCCAGCCATCTGATCGGCGGCTACGCCCAGCTCTCCTACGCCTTCAACTACCTCGGCCCGACCGGCAACCAGCGCGACGAGGTCACCGTCGTCCGCCGCCGCGCGAACCAGGACGTGGAGTACTGACATGCGCCTGATGGCCCAGATGGCGATGGTGATGAACCTCGACAAGTGCATCGGCTGCCACACCTGCTCGGTCACTTGCAAACAGGCGTGGACCAACCGCACCGGCGTCGAGTACGTCTGGTTCAACAACGTCGAGACCCGCCCTGGCCAGGGCTACCCCCGCCGCTACGAGGACCAGGACACCTGGAAGGGCGGCTGGGAACTCAACAAGCGGGGGCGCCTGGCGCTGAAGGCCGGCGGCCGGTTCAAGAAGCTCATCCAGATCTTCTCCAACCCGGTGCTGCCGACCCTCGACGACTACTACGAGCCCTGGACCTACGACTACGAGACCCTGACCAACGCCCCGCTCCAGGAGCACACCCCGGTCGCCCGCCCCAAGTCCCTGATCTCCGGCAAGGACATGAAGATCTCCTGGTCCGCGAACTGGGACGACGACCTCGGCGGCTCGGCTGCGACCAGCGAGAAGGACGTCCTGCTGAACGAGGTCGCCGAGAAGATCAAGTTCGAGTTCGAGCAGACATTCATGTTCTATCTGCCGCGCATCTGCGAGCACTGCCTCAACCCGTCCTGCGCGGCCTCCTGCCCCTCCGGCGCCATCTACAAGCGGGAGGAGGACGGCATCGTGCTGGTCGACCAGGACCGTTGTCGCGGTTGGCGGATGTGCGTGAGCGGCTGCCCGTACAAGAAGGTCTACTTCAACCACCGCACCGGCAAGGCCGAGAAGTGCACCTTCTGCTTCCCCCGCGTAGAGGTGGGCCTGCCCACCGTCTGCTCCGAGACCTGCGTCGGCCGGCTGCGCTACATCGGCCTGGTCCTCTACGACGCCGACCGCGTCCTCGAGGCCGCCTCCACTCCGGACGAGACCGGCCTGTACGAGGCCCAGCGGAAGGTCTTCCTCGACCCGCACGACCCGGACGTGGTCGTCGCAGCCGAGAAGGCGGGCATCCCCCGGGACTGGATCGAGGCCGCCCAACGCTCCCCGATCCATTCCCTGATCAACACCTACAAGGTGGCCCTGCCGCTGCACCCGGAGTACCGGACGATGCCCATGGTCTGGTACATCCCGCCGCTGTCCCCGGTCGTCGACGCCGTCCGCGACACCGGCCAGGACGCCGAGGACCACCGCAACCTCTTCGCCGCGGTCGACGCCCTGCGTATCCCCGTCGACTACCTCGCCCAGCTGTTCACCGCCGGCGACCCGGCACCTGTGGACGCGGTCCTGCACCGGCTGGCCGCGATGCGCGCGTACATGCGCGACATCAACCTCGGCCGCGAACCCAACGACACCATCCCCAAGTCCGTCGGCATGACCGGCGAGCAGATCTACGACATGTACCGGCTGCTGGCCCTGGCCAAGTACGACGAGCGGTACGTCATTCCGCCCGCCCACGCCGAACAGGCCCACAAACTCGAAGAGCTGGCGACCGAGTGCAGCCTCGACTACGAGGGTGGCCCCGGCATGGGTGGCTCCGGCCCCTTCGGCGAGTCCTCTGGCGGCGCGGCGCCCATCGCGGTGGAGAACTTCCAGGCCCTGCGCGAACGCCAGACCTCCGAGACCTCCGCCGCCCCCACCGACAAGGCCACCCGCGTCAATCTCCTCAACTGGGACGGCAAGGGCTCCCCGCCCGGTCTCTTCCCGCCTGCTTCGGACGACGAGAACGGCTCCGTGTCATGAGGCCCCGCGCCACTGATGCCCACAACGCGCTGGCCTGGCAGGCCCAGTCGCTGCTGCTGGCCTACCCCGACGACCAGCTCGAACAGCGCCTCGCCCTGGCCCTCAAGGTCGCCGCCACCCAGCCGAAGACGGTCGGCAGCCCTCTCGTGCGCTTCGCCGAGCACGTCGACCGCACCCCGCTGCCGGAGCTGGCCGCCGACTACGTCGCCACCTTCGACCACCGCAAACGCTGCTGCCTCTTCCTGACCTACTACGCGCACGGCGACACCAGAAAGCGCGGCCTCGCCCTGCTGCGTCTGAAGCAGACCTACGCCAGAGCCGGATGGCGGGTCACCGACGAGGAACTGCCCGACCACCTGGCCGTCGTCCTCGAATTCGCCGCCACCGAGCCCGCCCTCGGATACCGGCTGCTCAACGATCACCGTGCCGGCCTGGAACTGTTGCGACTCGCCCTGCGCGACGCCGCCTCGCCCTGGGCGAACGTCCTGGACTCCGTGTCCGCCACCCTGCCGGCCCTGGGCGGCGACGAACGCGAAGCCGTCATGCGCCTCGCCGCCGAGGGGCCGCCCGAGGAACAGG of the Streptomyces sp. T12 genome contains:
- the narJ gene encoding nitrate reductase molybdenum cofactor assembly chaperone, whose product is MRPRATDAHNALAWQAQSLLLAYPDDQLEQRLALALKVAATQPKTVGSPLVRFAEHVDRTPLPELAADYVATFDHRKRCCLFLTYYAHGDTRKRGLALLRLKQTYARAGWRVTDEELPDHLAVVLEFAATEPALGYRLLNDHRAGLELLRLALRDAASPWANVLDSVSATLPALGGDEREAVMRLAAEGPPEEQVGLDPYASPVFLPDPVVGGPR
- a CDS encoding MFS transporter, which translates into the protein MVQPLKSKSGSSPSGAPVSGRAWLMLALATVGFAVNFWAWALLSPLGPRFKDGLDLSSFEQSLLVAVPVVVGSLGRIPVGALTDRFGGRIMFPIVSAATIVPVLYLGLAGHSSLAALLAGGFFLGIGGTAFAVGVPFVNAWFPPERRGLAIGVFGAGMGGTAISALTTVKLVDANSMSTPFLITAAVLAVYAVAAALLLRDAPGRTVPTEPLARRLAATARLPITWQASALYAVAFGGYVAFSVYLPTYLKTGYGLAQADAANRMAGFVLLAVAMRPMGGWLSDRLGPVRVLAGSLAVVVAGAVMQSFTPGLAPLGTIAFLAMAAALGAGSGATFALVALRTPANQVGSVTGVVGAAGGLGGFLPPLVMGSLYGEYGTYAAGLALLAFVAAAALAFTLTGVRAAAEGGRRKQSTRQRKHRTADTTA
- a CDS encoding nitrate reductase subunit alpha translates to MSTETSREQTRAGLDGELAEALVRSRRFFTRAEVSDDLRTLHRKGGRQADEFYRDRWSHDKVVRSTHGVNCTGSCSWKVFVKDGIITWEAQQTDYPSVGPDRPEYEPRGCPRGAAFSWYTYSPTRVRYPYVRGVLLQMYREAKDRLGGDPVAAWADIVSDPERARRYKAVRGKGGLVRASWDEAVEMVAAAHVHTIKEYGPDRLAGFSPIPAMSMVSHAAGARFYSLLGGAMLSFYDWYADLPVASPQVFGDQTDVPESGDWWDAGYLIMWGSNLPVTRTPDAHWMAEARYRGQKVVAVSPDYADNVKFADEWLAAQPGTDGALAMAMGHVILKEFFVDRATPYFTDYVKKYTDLPFLVALDEAEGEPGTYRPGKFLTAADLGGEHAAAEHAEFRTVLLDAATGRPVVPNGTLGDRYGEAGAGRWNLDLGDAQPLLSAEGGAEAPVAVDLPRFDALDGSAGRLRRGVPVHRVAGRLVTTVYDLLLAQYGVARDGLPGEWPSSYEDAEEPYTPAWQAAITGVDAGKAARIAREFAANAEESGGRSMIIMGAGTNHWFHSDTIYRSFLTLTTLTGCQGVNGGGWAHYVGQEKVRPITGHSAIATAADWNRPARLMIQTAYWYLHSDQFRYDPFSADTLAAAGAGGPFAGKTTADVIAQSARMGWMPSYPTFDRNPLDLADEAQAAGRPPAEHIVDELKSGRLKFAGEDPDAPENFPRVLTVWRANLMGSSAKGNEYFLKHLLGTDASVRATEAPSDARPRDVVWREEAPVGKLDLLLALDFRMTSTTVFSDVVLPAATWYEKHDLSSTDMHPFVHAFNPAIAPPWQTRTDWDAFHTLAKELSRQAADHLSVRTDVIAAPLLHDTPDELANPHGRVRDWKAGECEPVPGRTMPKLITVERDYAAVAEKMAALGPLLDTLGATTKGVTFKVDRELEYLRHKNGTVRGGAADGRPSIARDVHACEAILALSGTTNGHLATQGFHTLEARTGTQLADLAAEHEGKQITFADTQAAPVPVITSPEWSGSETGGRRYSPFTVNVERLKPWHTLTGRQHFYLDHDWITALGEQLPVYRPPLNMDALFGEPRLGDVGELGVTVRYLTPHNKWSIHSEYQDNLFMLSLSRGGPAIWMSTQDAAKIGVHDNDWIEAVNRNGVVAARAVVSHRMPEGTVYMHHAQDRLIDVPRTETTGRRGGIHNSLTRLLIKPSHLIGGYAQLSYAFNYLGPTGNQRDEVTVVRRRANQDVEY
- the narH gene encoding nitrate reductase subunit beta; translation: MRLMAQMAMVMNLDKCIGCHTCSVTCKQAWTNRTGVEYVWFNNVETRPGQGYPRRYEDQDTWKGGWELNKRGRLALKAGGRFKKLIQIFSNPVLPTLDDYYEPWTYDYETLTNAPLQEHTPVARPKSLISGKDMKISWSANWDDDLGGSAATSEKDVLLNEVAEKIKFEFEQTFMFYLPRICEHCLNPSCAASCPSGAIYKREEDGIVLVDQDRCRGWRMCVSGCPYKKVYFNHRTGKAEKCTFCFPRVEVGLPTVCSETCVGRLRYIGLVLYDADRVLEAASTPDETGLYEAQRKVFLDPHDPDVVVAAEKAGIPRDWIEAAQRSPIHSLINTYKVALPLHPEYRTMPMVWYIPPLSPVVDAVRDTGQDAEDHRNLFAAVDALRIPVDYLAQLFTAGDPAPVDAVLHRLAAMRAYMRDINLGREPNDTIPKSVGMTGEQIYDMYRLLALAKYDERYVIPPAHAEQAHKLEELATECSLDYEGGPGMGGSGPFGESSGGAAPIAVENFQALRERQTSETSAAPTDKATRVNLLNWDGKGSPPGLFPPASDDENGSVS
- a CDS encoding GAF domain-containing protein, translated to MGRRRAGLEDEWSRWVPRLKVAGTPPIGGGALRQEVTESWARSLTSVDPGRDSAPVADGGAVHRRWSGSPLRGPVDGLADELRSVADDAGFVTAVTDESGTILWTYGGQAMRRRAERVNFAPGGRWDEQAMGTNAVSLALRTGRPNTVFSAEHLVTALHGWACYCAPIHGRDGHVLGVLDLSTTWDRSHPLAISTVRGLASAIEAGLRTELSLRPPEDRLPQLRLNRLGTEKAVRDGVPLLLRPRQLEILTLLALEPDGYTPDRLREALYGDRAVTASTFKAEISHLRRALGGGIATRRYTLTTPVSCDAVDVLRALESGDTETALRLYRGPLLARSEAPGIEEWRTHLEVAVREAVLASTRPDHALRYGGRAPYDAEVHEHALRLFGPADARRAIAAGRLTTALRD
- a CDS encoding hemerythrin domain-containing protein, with the protein product MCEYCGCQALETIDELTQEHERVVNLISLLRDARRDGAIARMAELAREIAAVLGPHTQVEEHGLFPALAAEFPEQIAALEDEHRRIEAVLAEADGPYLTDPSWPDRLMEGMAMLRDHILKEQDGVFPAALANLSTEEWEAVEAERLKAGGALSRPTP
- a CDS encoding pyridoxamine 5'-phosphate oxidase family protein; its protein translation is MFQNDAFRSLDRQECLRLLAKVPVGRVVYTRQALPAVLPINFSLDTNASVLLCTSPDSDLVRAIDGVVVAFEADEFDAATRSGWSVVVTGRATVVTDPAEQERLSQAGPISWMPLRDAVFVRIESEMATGRELRGTLGTE